A single region of the Novosphingobium sp. SL115 genome encodes:
- a CDS encoding response regulator, translating to MNSPVTILVVDDEPAIRRLLHAGLTRAHYRVVEAASGRETLSAIQIDKPEVVLLDLGLPDRDGLELIPIIKSAGAAVIVVSARDATDQKVAALDLGADDYVSKPFDSEEVLARIRAALRHRLASETGSPVLRRGDIEIDLVARLVRKGGAEVHLTPKEYGFLAELAKSAGRVVTHAHLLKSVWGPGHETDVEYLRVAARGIRRKLEDDPSQPTLLRNEPGVGYRLLIAS from the coding sequence ATGAACAGTCCCGTGACCATTTTGGTGGTCGATGACGAACCGGCCATCCGCCGCCTTCTCCACGCCGGATTGACCCGCGCCCACTACCGCGTCGTAGAAGCAGCGTCGGGGCGCGAAACCCTGTCCGCCATCCAGATCGACAAGCCCGAAGTCGTCCTGCTCGATCTGGGCCTGCCCGACCGTGACGGTCTTGAACTCATCCCCATCATCAAATCCGCCGGTGCCGCGGTGATCGTGGTGTCGGCGCGCGATGCCACCGACCAGAAAGTCGCCGCGCTCGATCTTGGCGCGGACGATTATGTGTCTAAACCGTTCGACAGCGAAGAAGTCCTTGCCCGCATCCGCGCCGCGCTGCGGCACCGGCTGGCCAGCGAAACTGGCAGTCCTGTCCTGCGCCGGGGCGATATCGAGATCGATCTTGTCGCCCGGCTGGTGCGCAAGGGCGGGGCTGAGGTCCATCTTACGCCAAAGGAATATGGCTTCCTTGCCGAACTGGCGAAAAGCGCGGGCCGGGTGGTCACCCATGCCCACCTGCTGAAATCGGTATGGGGGCCGGGCCATGAAACCGATGTCGAATACTTGCGCGTCGCCGCACGCGGTATCCGCCGCAAACTTGAAGACGATCCATCCCAGCCCACCTTGCTGCGCAACGAACCTGGCGTAGGCTACCGGCTGCTGATCGCATCATAG
- a CDS encoding YdcH family protein, producing the protein MSDRYFLLLERHQKLDEALRLARRSRWADPFEIARIKRLKLAIKDRLARHLPRRSATV; encoded by the coding sequence ATGTCCGACCGTTATTTCCTTTTGTTGGAACGCCATCAGAAGCTGGACGAGGCCCTGCGCCTTGCCCGCCGCAGCCGCTGGGCCGATCCTTTCGAGATCGCCCGGATCAAGCGGCTGAAGCTGGCCATCAAGGACCGGCTTGCACGCCACCTTCCCCGCCGTTCGGCAACAGTCTGA
- a CDS encoding TerC family protein, which produces MEFLFADWLGTPAWFWLAFIGLVVALTAFDLGVLHKEDKAMGIGESLKLTAFYITIALAFGAWVWAEKGADLGMKYYTGFFIEKALSIDNVFVISLIFTFFAIPAKFQYRALLWGIVAVIFLRGAMIAGGAALVEQAYWVLYIFAAFLVFTGIKMFFTSDHDPDIGNNPVVRWISRHMRVTKELHDQHFFVKVTDEKTGKLVNAATPLFLALVVINLADLVFAVDSVPAIFAITTDTFVVYTSNIMAILGLRALYFALAAMIDRFAYLKYALAAVLVFIGSKIFVADFLLGGDKFPPALSLGVTFALIAGGVAYSLYKTRGQPNVTA; this is translated from the coding sequence ATGGAATTTCTCTTCGCAGACTGGCTGGGCACACCCGCCTGGTTCTGGCTGGCCTTCATCGGCCTTGTCGTCGCGCTGACCGCGTTCGACCTTGGCGTCCTGCACAAAGAGGACAAGGCCATGGGCATCGGCGAATCGCTGAAGCTCACCGCGTTCTACATCACCATTGCTCTGGCGTTCGGCGCATGGGTCTGGGCCGAAAAAGGCGCGGATCTGGGGATGAAGTATTACACCGGCTTCTTCATCGAAAAGGCGCTGTCCATCGACAACGTCTTTGTCATCAGCCTGATCTTCACCTTCTTCGCCATTCCTGCCAAATTTCAGTATCGCGCGCTGCTGTGGGGCATCGTCGCGGTCATCTTCCTGCGCGGTGCGATGATTGCAGGCGGCGCGGCGCTGGTCGAACAGGCCTACTGGGTGCTCTATATCTTCGCCGCGTTCCTGGTGTTCACCGGCATCAAGATGTTCTTCACTTCCGACCATGATCCCGACATCGGCAACAACCCTGTCGTGCGCTGGATCAGCCGGCATATGCGCGTGACCAAGGAACTGCACGACCAGCATTTCTTCGTGAAGGTTACGGACGAAAAGACTGGCAAGTTGGTCAATGCCGCCACCCCGCTGTTTCTCGCACTGGTGGTCATCAATCTGGCCGACCTCGTGTTCGCTGTGGATTCGGTGCCCGCCATCTTTGCGATCACCACCGATACTTTCGTGGTCTATACCTCGAACATCATGGCCATCTTGGGCCTGCGCGCGCTTTACTTCGCGCTCGCTGCCATGATCGACCGCTTCGCCTATCTCAAATATGCGCTGGCAGCGGTGCTGGTGTTCATCGGCTCGAAAATCTTTGTCGCGGACTTCCTGCTGGGTGGCGACAAGTTCCCGCCCGCGCTCAGCCTCGGTGTGACCTTCGCCCTGATCGCAGGCGGCGTCGCCTACTCGCTCTACAAAACGCGGGGACAGCCGAACGTCACCGCCTGA